From a region of the Pseudanabaena sp. ABRG5-3 genome:
- a CDS encoding ferritin-like domain-containing protein gives MSRTERSSRSASRRELIKAGLFGAMGIAASTAVVPAVMAQPKGDVANDIKVLNKALFYEHQAIWAYGFAAGKLTDSNVGKAVLAIALANQSDHKAHRDLLASVVKQLGGTPVTAKMEYLKTVTPYIERGEGNLDSDVNIAKLALALEVDAAIAYGREVATLKNPDLIIAGASIGSTEASHATVIRAAFQSLGVSLNVVPAAFVSKDTRNDWILKV, from the coding sequence ATGTCTAGAACAGAAAGATCTTCTCGTTCCGCTTCGCGCCGCGAATTAATTAAAGCTGGGTTATTTGGAGCAATGGGAATTGCGGCTAGTACCGCAGTTGTTCCTGCGGTGATGGCGCAACCTAAGGGTGATGTGGCTAATGACATCAAGGTACTTAATAAGGCTTTATTTTATGAACATCAAGCAATTTGGGCTTATGGATTTGCCGCAGGCAAACTCACTGATAGCAACGTGGGTAAGGCAGTTTTGGCGATCGCTTTAGCGAACCAATCCGATCACAAAGCCCATCGTGACTTACTCGCGAGTGTTGTGAAGCAGCTAGGTGGTACACCTGTAACTGCGAAGATGGAATATCTGAAAACCGTTACTCCCTACATTGAGAGAGGTGAGGGGAATTTAGATTCCGATGTGAATATTGCGAAGCTTGCCCTTGCGCTAGAGGTCGATGCTGCGATCGCCTATGGTCGAGAAGTGGCTACTCTCAAGAATCCCGATCTCATCATCGCAGGCGCAAGTATTGGTTCTACTGAAGCTTCCCATGCCACAGTAATTCGTGCCGCATTCCAATCTCTAGGTGTTTCACTGAATGTTGTTCCTGCCGCTTTTGTGAGCAAAGATACTCGCAATGATTGGATTCTTAAAGTTTAA
- a CDS encoding MFS transporter — MLQTTAFPSPPTKILWRQVWGLAALLAAITFSWIAYGFYQPRILAKIGFVDLASWLGILQGLLGAIVEPIVGWFSDHLLGRFGSRLPQVVVGVTLAGLIFVIVSWLVEVQLAEHLRWIVPVMMTIWVIAMIIFRGPAIALLQGFAPTSQLPQANSVLALVLAVTSATSPILGLILKQLGASLTFILGAIALLIGSVLLWSSMPRHLATTTSPEPTIANLTPNSVIAYSLPFAVGLGSGLEINLLLHILPHHLFAAIDHLAVEYSQSGILLIAGLATLPLRSLFGRQKAAFGMGWGLTIIAGCLTLCLLSENGIYLILISAIASIALGLVLTNTIPLALAMVPPNQAGFGTGLYFGGSGLATAIFASVAIALGEIPVIYGAFLSVFALAISLICLKKFINSTV; from the coding sequence ATGCTGCAAACTACTGCTTTCCCAAGTCCTCCGACTAAAATTCTTTGGCGACAAGTCTGGGGACTCGCAGCCCTATTAGCTGCAATTACCTTTAGCTGGATTGCTTACGGATTTTATCAGCCGAGAATTTTGGCAAAGATTGGATTTGTGGATTTAGCATCATGGCTAGGCATTCTTCAGGGATTACTAGGCGCAATTGTGGAACCAATTGTCGGCTGGTTTTCCGATCACCTTCTTGGTCGATTTGGGAGTCGTTTGCCACAGGTTGTTGTGGGTGTGACCCTTGCAGGGCTAATCTTTGTGATTGTTTCTTGGTTAGTCGAAGTGCAGCTTGCGGAGCACCTGCGTTGGATTGTGCCAGTAATGATGACAATTTGGGTAATCGCCATGATTATCTTTCGTGGACCCGCGATCGCTTTACTTCAAGGATTTGCGCCAACGAGTCAACTACCTCAAGCTAATTCCGTTTTAGCTCTCGTTTTGGCAGTTACGAGCGCCACCAGTCCCATATTAGGACTCATCCTCAAACAGCTTGGTGCTTCCCTCACTTTTATTTTGGGAGCGATCGCGCTTTTAATTGGTTCAGTGCTGCTATGGTCATCCATGCCCAGACATTTAGCTACGACAACAAGTCCCGAACCTACCATCGCAAATTTAACGCCAAATTCGGTGATCGCCTACAGCTTGCCCTTTGCCGTTGGTCTAGGCTCTGGCTTAGAAATTAATTTACTACTCCATATCCTCCCCCATCATCTTTTTGCAGCAATTGATCATCTTGCAGTGGAATATTCTCAATCAGGAATTCTGTTAATTGCTGGTTTGGCGACATTACCTTTGCGATCGCTATTTGGTAGACAGAAGGCAGCCTTTGGCATGGGCTGGGGATTAACCATAATTGCTGGCTGTCTTACGCTTTGCTTACTGAGCGAAAATGGAATTTATTTAATATTGATAAGTGCGATCGCTTCTATCGCGCTAGGTTTAGTTTTAACTAATACAATTCCCTTAGCCTTAGCGATGGTTCCGCCAAATCAAGCGGGCTTTGGTACAGGGTTATATTTTGGCGGCAGTGGTTTAGCAACCGCAATTTTTGCAAGTGTTGCCATTGCACTAGGAGAAATTCCTGTTATTTATGGAGCATTTTTGAGCGTATTTGCCTTAGCTATTTCTTTAATCTGTTTAAAGAAGTTCATAAACTCCACAGTGTAA